The genomic segment CAGATAGACGCCCTGTGCGGCCAGGGTGCCCTTGATATAGCCATCCCATCCGATGTTAATGTCGTGGCTCTGGAAGATCAGCTCGCCCCAGCGGTTGTATATGTAGAGATGGTATTCCTCCACCTGCTTGTTTACTCCCGGGAA from the Bacteroidales bacterium genome contains:
- a CDS encoding gliding motility-associated C-terminal domain-containing protein, with translation MANSIFFPGVNKQVEEYHLYIYNRWGELIFQSHDINIGWDGYIKGTLAAQGVYLWKVTLVYKNGSPDSLAGDITLLWKRPQ